The Streptomyces sp. NBC_01268 genome segment GGGCTCGGTGCCGCGGGAGGCGGTCCAGCCGGAGACCCAGGCGGAGGTAATAGATGCAGTGTCCATGGGGGTATTACAGTCGCTGTTCGCGGGGCGTGCGAGGGTGATCGCTCAGAGCGAACAGCGGGAGGGGAACATTCCTCCGCTCACGTGCATTGAGTCCATGTAGCTCAACTTGACTGCCGAAGGGGAGATCATGGCTTCTGAGTCCATGGGGACCGCGCCGCTCACACTGCCTGTGCTGCCGCTCGACGACGAGGTCGTGCTGCCCGGAATGGTGGTGCCGCTGGACCTGTCCGACAACGACGTCCGGGCCGCCGTCGAGGCCGCCCAGGCCGCCGCCCGCAGCGGGACGGGCAAGCCGCGCGTGCTGCTCGTGCCCCGGGTGGACGGCACCTACGCCGCGACCGGCGTGCTCGGCACCGTGGAGCAGGTCGGGCGGCTCTCCGACGGCGACCCCGGCGCGCTCGTCCGCGGGCGCGGACGGGTCCGCATCGGCGCCGGCACGACGGGCCCCGGCGGGGCCCTGTGGGTCGAAGGCGCCGCCGTCGAGGAGGCCCTGCCCGATCCGCTGCCCGGATCCGTGACCGAACTGGTCAAGGAGTACAAGGCGTTGGCCACCAGCTGGCTCAAGAAGCGCGGCGCCTGGCAGGTCGTCGACCGCGTCCAGCAGATCGACGGCGTCGGCGCCCTCGCCGACAACTCCGGCTACTCGCCCTTCCTCACCGTCGAGCAGCGGGTCGCGCTCCTGGAGACCGCCGACCCGGTCGCCCGCCTCAAGCTGGCCACCGCGCAGCTGCGCGAGCACCTGGCCGAGCAGGACGTCGCCGAGACCATCGCCAAGGACGTCCAGGAGGGCGTCGACAAGCAGCAGCGCGAGTTCCTGCTGCGCCGTCAGCTCGAAGCCGTCCGCAAGGAGCTGCGCGACCTCAACGGCGAGGCGGAGGGCGACGAGTCCGACGACTACCGGGCGCGCGTCGAGGCCGCCGACCTGCCGGAGAAGGTGCGCGAGGCCGCCCTCAAGGAGGTCGAGAAGCTGGAGCGGGCGAGCGACCAGTCGCCCGAGGGCTCCTGGATCCGGACCTGGCTCGACACGGTCCTCGAACTGCCGTGGAACGAGCGGACGGAGGACGCGTACGACATCCAGGGCGCCAAGGCCGTGCTCGACGCCGAGCACGCGGGCCTGGAGGACGTGAAGGAGCGGATCACCGAGTACCTGGCGGTGCGCAAGCGGCGCGCCGAGCGGGGCCTCGGGGTCGTCGGCGGACGGCGCGGCGGCGCCGTGCTCGCGCTCGTCGGCCCGCCCGGCGTCGGCAAGACCTCGCTGGGCGAGTCCGTCGCGCACGCGATGGGACGCACGTTCGTGCGCGTCGCCCTCGGCGGCGTGCGCGACGAGGCCGAGATCCGCGGCCACCGGCGCACGTACGTGGGCGCGCTGCCCGGCCGGATCGTCCGCGCCATCAAGGAGGCCGGGTCCATGAACCCGGTGGTCCTGCTCGACGAGATCGACAAGGT includes the following:
- the lon gene encoding endopeptidase La codes for the protein MASESMGTAPLTLPVLPLDDEVVLPGMVVPLDLSDNDVRAAVEAAQAAARSGTGKPRVLLVPRVDGTYAATGVLGTVEQVGRLSDGDPGALVRGRGRVRIGAGTTGPGGALWVEGAAVEEALPDPLPGSVTELVKEYKALATSWLKKRGAWQVVDRVQQIDGVGALADNSGYSPFLTVEQRVALLETADPVARLKLATAQLREHLAEQDVAETIAKDVQEGVDKQQREFLLRRQLEAVRKELRDLNGEAEGDESDDYRARVEAADLPEKVREAALKEVEKLERASDQSPEGSWIRTWLDTVLELPWNERTEDAYDIQGAKAVLDAEHAGLEDVKERITEYLAVRKRRAERGLGVVGGRRGGAVLALVGPPGVGKTSLGESVAHAMGRTFVRVALGGVRDEAEIRGHRRTYVGALPGRIVRAIKEAGSMNPVVLLDEIDKVGSDYRGDPAAALLEVLDPAQNHTFRDHYLEVELDLSDVVFLATANVLEAIPEALLDRMELVRLDGYTEDEKVVIARDHLLPRQLEKAGLEPGEVVLEEAALRRLAGEYTREAGVRTLERSLARLLRKVAAQHELGDRQLPFTIGPDELRGLIGRPHHVPESAQDPAERRTSVPGVATGLAVTGAGGDVLFVEASLADPETGAAGLTLTGQLGDVMKESAQIALSFLRSHGAELELPVTGLKDRGVHIHFPAGAVPKDGPSAGITMTTALASLLSGRLVRTDVAMTGEVSLTGRVLPIGGLKQKLLAAHRAGVTTVVIPKRNEADLDDVPAEILEKLEVHPVTDVRQVLEIALAPAQVAVGAAA